Proteins found in one Eriocheir sinensis breed Jianghai 21 unplaced genomic scaffold, ASM2467909v1 Scaffold251, whole genome shotgun sequence genomic segment:
- the LOC126991207 gene encoding synaptotagmin-14-like isoform X2, whose protein sequence is MLSSPGVIEVPVEATAFLGAVAAFVVFLFVLFLYLNKKLCFYTVGNFPCCDDPVTKPDKLKELGAAYNYGEGESSSDSEEEAAKRLSSSKSFPSGLRDNHHPHAAHNSAYHAYNHYGHHNYHQFGPARSPSQYSAPENGVTSTGRGDTTFSGCDANADLISLAEKGRAGVSGEEEPVGVGVTSSSASSSGSTTSGDDDLLTHRALRHRDPRAYRQMSPGRSPYDGTYHQECREDGTVGEALLVRCGTIEAGFAYDLPTRTLTVHILQAKEVPSKERGGAANTQVRVLLLPARKQKHKTRIRPGENPQFNEAFVFTKVNPEEVQQLGVRLRLYGCERMRREKMLGEVIVPFASINLTLGNTFWLTLEPRANLARSESRTEVCSLTRSDSTGSTHSVHSGVPELLLGLTYNGTTGRLAVEVIKGSHFRNSDDFRNSANTRAPDTYVKLVLMSSSGQEIAHSKTSVRRGQPNPLFKETFMFQVALFQLPDVTLMASVYTKRSMKRKDMIGWFALGLNSSGEEELAHWNQMRDSRGEQVCRWHVLLES, encoded by the exons tgcCGGTGGAAGCCACAGCGTTCCTCGGGGCCGTCGCTGCCTTTGTGgtgttcctcttcgtcctcttcctctatctcaacAAGAAACTCTGCTTCTACACCGTCGGAAACTTCCCCTGCTGTGACGACCCCGTGACCAAGCCCGACAAGCTCAAGGAGTTGG GTGCTGCTTACAACTATGGCGAAGGTGAGAGCTCCAGCGACAGCGAGGAGGAGGCGGCCAAgcgtctctcctcctctaagaGCTTTCCTTCGGGCCTCCGCGACAATCACCACCCCCACGCCGCCCACAACTCGGCCTACCACGCCTACAACCACTACggccaccacaactaccaccagtTCGGGCCAGCGAGGTCGCCTTCCCAGTACTCGGCGCCGGAGAATGGGGTCACTTCTACGG GTCGCGGCGACACCACCTTCTCGGGTTGTGATGCTAATGCCGACCTCATCTCCCTCGCTGAGAAAGGCCGTGCAGGCGTCTCAGGCGAGGAGGAGCCTGTGGGGGTGGGCGTCACCtcctcatccgcctcctcctcgggcTCCACCACTAGCGGCGACGATGACCTTCTGACCCACCGGGCGCTACGACACAGGGACCCCCGGGCGTACAGGCAGATGTCCCCCGGCCGCTCTCCCTATGACGGAACTTACCACCAg GAGTGCCGTGAGGATGGGACGGTGGGCGAGGCGCTGCTGGTAAGGTGCGGCACCATTGAGGCGGGCTTTGCTTACGACCTGCCCACCAGGACACTCACGGTGCACATCCTCCAGGCCAAGGAAGTCCCCAGCAAGGAACGAGGCGGGGCAGCGAACACACAG GTTcgggtcctcctcctcccggccagGAAGCAGAAACACAAGACCCGCATCAGGCCGGGAGAAAACCCACAGTTCAACGAGGCTTTTGTGTTCACCAAGGTTAATCCAG AGGAGGTGCAGCAGCTTGGGGTTCGACTGCGACTGTACGGCTGCGAGCGCATGAGGCGGGAGAAGATGCTCGGAGAAGTGATCGTTCCCTTTGCCTCCATCAACCTCACTCTTGGGAATACTTTTTGGCTCACCCTGGAACCTCGTGCTAACTTGGCT CGTTCGGAGAGCCGTACGGAGGTGTGCAGCCTGACTCGGAGCGACTCCACCGGCTCCACCCACTCAGTGCACAGCGGGGTGCCAGAGCTGCTCCTCGGCCTCACCTACAATGGCACCACGGGCAGGCTGGCGGTGGAGGTCATCAAGGGGTCACACTTCag GAACAGTGATGATTTCAGGAACTCAGCCAACACGCGGGCCCCCGATACCTATGTCAAGTTGGTCCTCATGTCATCGAGTGGTCAGGAGATCGCACACAGCAAGACCTCAGTCCGCCGTGGCCAGCCCAACCCACTCTTCAAGGAGACGTTCATGTTCCAG GTTGCACTGTTCCAGCTGCCTGATGTTACGCTGATGGCCTCAGTGTACACCAAGAGGAGCATGAAGAGGAAAGACATGATTGGCTGGTTCGCTCTTGGCCTGAACAGCTCTGGGGAGGAGGAGCTCGCCCACTGGAACCAAATGAGAGACTCGAGGGGAGAGCAAGTTTGTCGGTGGCACGTCCTCCTCGAGTCGTAG
- the LOC126991207 gene encoding synaptotagmin-14-like isoform X1 produces MLSSPGVIEVPVEATAFLGAVAAFVVFLFVLFLYLNKKLCFYTVGNFPCCDDPVTKPDKLKELGAAYNYGEGESSSDSEEEAAKRLSSSKSFPSGLRDNHHPHAAHNSAYHAYNHYGHHNYHQFGPARSPSQYSAPENGVTSTGRGDTTFSGCDANADLISLAEKGRAGVSGEEEPVGVGVTSSSASSSGSTTSGDDDLLTHRALRHRDPRAYRQMSPGRSPYDGTYHQECREDGTVGEALLVRCGTIEAGFAYDLPTRTLTVHILQAKEVPSKERGGAANTQVSTQVRVLLLPARKQKHKTRIRPGENPQFNEAFVFTKVNPEEVQQLGVRLRLYGCERMRREKMLGEVIVPFASINLTLGNTFWLTLEPRANLARSESRTEVCSLTRSDSTGSTHSVHSGVPELLLGLTYNGTTGRLAVEVIKGSHFRNSDDFRNSANTRAPDTYVKLVLMSSSGQEIAHSKTSVRRGQPNPLFKETFMFQVALFQLPDVTLMASVYTKRSMKRKDMIGWFALGLNSSGEEELAHWNQMRDSRGEQVCRWHVLLES; encoded by the exons tgcCGGTGGAAGCCACAGCGTTCCTCGGGGCCGTCGCTGCCTTTGTGgtgttcctcttcgtcctcttcctctatctcaacAAGAAACTCTGCTTCTACACCGTCGGAAACTTCCCCTGCTGTGACGACCCCGTGACCAAGCCCGACAAGCTCAAGGAGTTGG GTGCTGCTTACAACTATGGCGAAGGTGAGAGCTCCAGCGACAGCGAGGAGGAGGCGGCCAAgcgtctctcctcctctaagaGCTTTCCTTCGGGCCTCCGCGACAATCACCACCCCCACGCCGCCCACAACTCGGCCTACCACGCCTACAACCACTACggccaccacaactaccaccagtTCGGGCCAGCGAGGTCGCCTTCCCAGTACTCGGCGCCGGAGAATGGGGTCACTTCTACGG GTCGCGGCGACACCACCTTCTCGGGTTGTGATGCTAATGCCGACCTCATCTCCCTCGCTGAGAAAGGCCGTGCAGGCGTCTCAGGCGAGGAGGAGCCTGTGGGGGTGGGCGTCACCtcctcatccgcctcctcctcgggcTCCACCACTAGCGGCGACGATGACCTTCTGACCCACCGGGCGCTACGACACAGGGACCCCCGGGCGTACAGGCAGATGTCCCCCGGCCGCTCTCCCTATGACGGAACTTACCACCAg GAGTGCCGTGAGGATGGGACGGTGGGCGAGGCGCTGCTGGTAAGGTGCGGCACCATTGAGGCGGGCTTTGCTTACGACCTGCCCACCAGGACACTCACGGTGCACATCCTCCAGGCCAAGGAAGTCCCCAGCAAGGAACGAGGCGGGGCAGCGAACACACAGGTGAGCACACAG GTTcgggtcctcctcctcccggccagGAAGCAGAAACACAAGACCCGCATCAGGCCGGGAGAAAACCCACAGTTCAACGAGGCTTTTGTGTTCACCAAGGTTAATCCAG AGGAGGTGCAGCAGCTTGGGGTTCGACTGCGACTGTACGGCTGCGAGCGCATGAGGCGGGAGAAGATGCTCGGAGAAGTGATCGTTCCCTTTGCCTCCATCAACCTCACTCTTGGGAATACTTTTTGGCTCACCCTGGAACCTCGTGCTAACTTGGCT CGTTCGGAGAGCCGTACGGAGGTGTGCAGCCTGACTCGGAGCGACTCCACCGGCTCCACCCACTCAGTGCACAGCGGGGTGCCAGAGCTGCTCCTCGGCCTCACCTACAATGGCACCACGGGCAGGCTGGCGGTGGAGGTCATCAAGGGGTCACACTTCag GAACAGTGATGATTTCAGGAACTCAGCCAACACGCGGGCCCCCGATACCTATGTCAAGTTGGTCCTCATGTCATCGAGTGGTCAGGAGATCGCACACAGCAAGACCTCAGTCCGCCGTGGCCAGCCCAACCCACTCTTCAAGGAGACGTTCATGTTCCAG GTTGCACTGTTCCAGCTGCCTGATGTTACGCTGATGGCCTCAGTGTACACCAAGAGGAGCATGAAGAGGAAAGACATGATTGGCTGGTTCGCTCTTGGCCTGAACAGCTCTGGGGAGGAGGAGCTCGCCCACTGGAACCAAATGAGAGACTCGAGGGGAGAGCAAGTTTGTCGGTGGCACGTCCTCCTCGAGTCGTAG
- the LOC126991207 gene encoding synaptotagmin-14-like isoform X3 — translation MLSSPGVIEVPVEATAFLGAVAAFVVFLFVLFLYLNKKLCFYTVGNFPCCDDPVTKPDKLKELGAAYNYGEGESSSDSEEEAAKRLSSSKSFPSGLRDNHHPHAAHNSAYHAYNHYGHHNYHQFGPARSPSQYSAPENGVTSTGRGDTTFSGCDANADLISLAEKGRAGVSGEEEPVGVGVTSSSASSSGSTTSGDDDLLTHRALRHRDPRAYRQMSPGRSPYDGTYHQECREDGTVGEALLVRCGTIEAGFAYDLPTRTLTVHILQAKEVPSKERGGAANTQVSTQVRVLLLPARKQKHKTRIRPGENPQFNEAFVFTKVNPEEVQQLGVRLRLYGCERMRREKMLGEVIVPFASINLTLGNTFWLTLEPRANLARSESRTEVCSLTRSDSTGSTHSVHSGVPELLLGLTYNGTTGRLAVEVIKGSHFRNSANTRAPDTYVKLVLMSSSGQEIAHSKTSVRRGQPNPLFKETFMFQVALFQLPDVTLMASVYTKRSMKRKDMIGWFALGLNSSGEEELAHWNQMRDSRGEQVCRWHVLLES, via the exons tgcCGGTGGAAGCCACAGCGTTCCTCGGGGCCGTCGCTGCCTTTGTGgtgttcctcttcgtcctcttcctctatctcaacAAGAAACTCTGCTTCTACACCGTCGGAAACTTCCCCTGCTGTGACGACCCCGTGACCAAGCCCGACAAGCTCAAGGAGTTGG GTGCTGCTTACAACTATGGCGAAGGTGAGAGCTCCAGCGACAGCGAGGAGGAGGCGGCCAAgcgtctctcctcctctaagaGCTTTCCTTCGGGCCTCCGCGACAATCACCACCCCCACGCCGCCCACAACTCGGCCTACCACGCCTACAACCACTACggccaccacaactaccaccagtTCGGGCCAGCGAGGTCGCCTTCCCAGTACTCGGCGCCGGAGAATGGGGTCACTTCTACGG GTCGCGGCGACACCACCTTCTCGGGTTGTGATGCTAATGCCGACCTCATCTCCCTCGCTGAGAAAGGCCGTGCAGGCGTCTCAGGCGAGGAGGAGCCTGTGGGGGTGGGCGTCACCtcctcatccgcctcctcctcgggcTCCACCACTAGCGGCGACGATGACCTTCTGACCCACCGGGCGCTACGACACAGGGACCCCCGGGCGTACAGGCAGATGTCCCCCGGCCGCTCTCCCTATGACGGAACTTACCACCAg GAGTGCCGTGAGGATGGGACGGTGGGCGAGGCGCTGCTGGTAAGGTGCGGCACCATTGAGGCGGGCTTTGCTTACGACCTGCCCACCAGGACACTCACGGTGCACATCCTCCAGGCCAAGGAAGTCCCCAGCAAGGAACGAGGCGGGGCAGCGAACACACAGGTGAGCACACAG GTTcgggtcctcctcctcccggccagGAAGCAGAAACACAAGACCCGCATCAGGCCGGGAGAAAACCCACAGTTCAACGAGGCTTTTGTGTTCACCAAGGTTAATCCAG AGGAGGTGCAGCAGCTTGGGGTTCGACTGCGACTGTACGGCTGCGAGCGCATGAGGCGGGAGAAGATGCTCGGAGAAGTGATCGTTCCCTTTGCCTCCATCAACCTCACTCTTGGGAATACTTTTTGGCTCACCCTGGAACCTCGTGCTAACTTGGCT CGTTCGGAGAGCCGTACGGAGGTGTGCAGCCTGACTCGGAGCGACTCCACCGGCTCCACCCACTCAGTGCACAGCGGGGTGCCAGAGCTGCTCCTCGGCCTCACCTACAATGGCACCACGGGCAGGCTGGCGGTGGAGGTCATCAAGGGGTCACACTTCag GAACTCAGCCAACACGCGGGCCCCCGATACCTATGTCAAGTTGGTCCTCATGTCATCGAGTGGTCAGGAGATCGCACACAGCAAGACCTCAGTCCGCCGTGGCCAGCCCAACCCACTCTTCAAGGAGACGTTCATGTTCCAG GTTGCACTGTTCCAGCTGCCTGATGTTACGCTGATGGCCTCAGTGTACACCAAGAGGAGCATGAAGAGGAAAGACATGATTGGCTGGTTCGCTCTTGGCCTGAACAGCTCTGGGGAGGAGGAGCTCGCCCACTGGAACCAAATGAGAGACTCGAGGGGAGAGCAAGTTTGTCGGTGGCACGTCCTCCTCGAGTCGTAG
- the LOC126991207 gene encoding synaptotagmin-14-like isoform X4 — protein MLSSPGVIEVPVEATAFLGAVAAFVVFLFVLFLYLNKKLCFYTVGNFPCCDDPVTKPDKLKELGAAYNYGEGESSSDSEEEAAKRLSSSKSFPSGLRDNHHPHAAHNSAYHAYNHYGHHNYHQFGPARSPSQYSAPENGVTSTGRGDTTFSGCDANADLISLAEKGRAGVSGEEEPVGVGVTSSSASSSGSTTSGDDDLLTHRALRHRDPRAYRQMSPGRSPYDGTYHQECREDGTVGEALLVRCGTIEAGFAYDLPTRTLTVHILQAKEVPSKERGGAANTQVRVLLLPARKQKHKTRIRPGENPQFNEAFVFTKVNPEEVQQLGVRLRLYGCERMRREKMLGEVIVPFASINLTLGNTFWLTLEPRANLARSESRTEVCSLTRSDSTGSTHSVHSGVPELLLGLTYNGTTGRLAVEVIKGSHFRNSANTRAPDTYVKLVLMSSSGQEIAHSKTSVRRGQPNPLFKETFMFQVALFQLPDVTLMASVYTKRSMKRKDMIGWFALGLNSSGEEELAHWNQMRDSRGEQVCRWHVLLES, from the exons tgcCGGTGGAAGCCACAGCGTTCCTCGGGGCCGTCGCTGCCTTTGTGgtgttcctcttcgtcctcttcctctatctcaacAAGAAACTCTGCTTCTACACCGTCGGAAACTTCCCCTGCTGTGACGACCCCGTGACCAAGCCCGACAAGCTCAAGGAGTTGG GTGCTGCTTACAACTATGGCGAAGGTGAGAGCTCCAGCGACAGCGAGGAGGAGGCGGCCAAgcgtctctcctcctctaagaGCTTTCCTTCGGGCCTCCGCGACAATCACCACCCCCACGCCGCCCACAACTCGGCCTACCACGCCTACAACCACTACggccaccacaactaccaccagtTCGGGCCAGCGAGGTCGCCTTCCCAGTACTCGGCGCCGGAGAATGGGGTCACTTCTACGG GTCGCGGCGACACCACCTTCTCGGGTTGTGATGCTAATGCCGACCTCATCTCCCTCGCTGAGAAAGGCCGTGCAGGCGTCTCAGGCGAGGAGGAGCCTGTGGGGGTGGGCGTCACCtcctcatccgcctcctcctcgggcTCCACCACTAGCGGCGACGATGACCTTCTGACCCACCGGGCGCTACGACACAGGGACCCCCGGGCGTACAGGCAGATGTCCCCCGGCCGCTCTCCCTATGACGGAACTTACCACCAg GAGTGCCGTGAGGATGGGACGGTGGGCGAGGCGCTGCTGGTAAGGTGCGGCACCATTGAGGCGGGCTTTGCTTACGACCTGCCCACCAGGACACTCACGGTGCACATCCTCCAGGCCAAGGAAGTCCCCAGCAAGGAACGAGGCGGGGCAGCGAACACACAG GTTcgggtcctcctcctcccggccagGAAGCAGAAACACAAGACCCGCATCAGGCCGGGAGAAAACCCACAGTTCAACGAGGCTTTTGTGTTCACCAAGGTTAATCCAG AGGAGGTGCAGCAGCTTGGGGTTCGACTGCGACTGTACGGCTGCGAGCGCATGAGGCGGGAGAAGATGCTCGGAGAAGTGATCGTTCCCTTTGCCTCCATCAACCTCACTCTTGGGAATACTTTTTGGCTCACCCTGGAACCTCGTGCTAACTTGGCT CGTTCGGAGAGCCGTACGGAGGTGTGCAGCCTGACTCGGAGCGACTCCACCGGCTCCACCCACTCAGTGCACAGCGGGGTGCCAGAGCTGCTCCTCGGCCTCACCTACAATGGCACCACGGGCAGGCTGGCGGTGGAGGTCATCAAGGGGTCACACTTCag GAACTCAGCCAACACGCGGGCCCCCGATACCTATGTCAAGTTGGTCCTCATGTCATCGAGTGGTCAGGAGATCGCACACAGCAAGACCTCAGTCCGCCGTGGCCAGCCCAACCCACTCTTCAAGGAGACGTTCATGTTCCAG GTTGCACTGTTCCAGCTGCCTGATGTTACGCTGATGGCCTCAGTGTACACCAAGAGGAGCATGAAGAGGAAAGACATGATTGGCTGGTTCGCTCTTGGCCTGAACAGCTCTGGGGAGGAGGAGCTCGCCCACTGGAACCAAATGAGAGACTCGAGGGGAGAGCAAGTTTGTCGGTGGCACGTCCTCCTCGAGTCGTAG